The genomic window GACTTAAAAATACTTATTTTGTCATTAATTAATACTTAATAAGTATCTATGGAATTGCGTCACATCAAATATTTTCTAAAACTAGCCGAAGAATTAAGCTTTGTTCGTGCTGCCGAAAAACTATTTATTTCACAACCCCCATTAAGTCGTCAAATCAAAGAATTGGAAACTGAAATTGGCGCACAACTTTTCGAACGGAATAATAAACGAGTGGTTCTTACTGAAGCGGGAAAATTCTATGAAAAAGAAATGCGAGAGGTGTTGAAAAACATCGAACGCATTAACATTAAAACCAAAAAAGTAAGCGAAAATCAAAGTGGCGAATTCCGAATTGCTTATGTGAGTTCTACATTTTCGGGAGATATTTCAACTTTAATTCAAAAGCTATCAGAACAATTTCCGTATGTGAATTTCAGGTTGTATGAAGTGCCAACAGTCAAACAAATAAAAGCATTAGAAGAATTTAAAATCGATTTAGGAATTGTTCGTGCGCCTTTGTATTCACCGAAAATTGAAACTCAATTATGGTTTAAAGACAATTTTTCATTAGTATTCAACAAGAATTTGTATTCCATTGAATCGGAACAGCAAATTGCTAGTTTGAGTGAAACTACTTTTGTGTTTTTCAACAAAGACTATTCGCCACAGTATTATGATAATTTGCTCGAAATTTGCGCTCATTTTGGCTTTGCACCCAAAGTAGTTCACGAGTCCAACAATATTTCTTCGATTATACAATTAGTCAAAAATGGATTAGGGGTTTCCATTGTTCCAACAACTATTCTAAAAAGTCATAATTATCCCGAAATTGGGTATATCGAAATAAAATCGGTCAATCTTTTTACGGATATTTTATTGGCAACACCCAAAGGACATTCTTCTGAAATAGCTAAAACGGCTATTGAATTTTTGAAAAGTAAATAATTTGAAAACAAAAGAAGCCGTTTCAAATTTTTGAAACGGCTTCTTTTTTTATTGTTAGAAAGATGATTTATTCTACCACAACTTTTTTAGTAGTTGAACCATTTTCTGTTTTAACGTTTACTAAATAAACTCCTTTTGCTTGGCTTGATAAATCAACAGTATTGGTTTTGCTTGCAGAAACTTGTTTTCCTGTAGTGTCAAAAACAGTAACTGCTTTTACCGCAGAAGTACTAGTTACAGTTACCAAACCTTTAGTAGGGTTTGGAGATACTGAAACGCTATTGTCTGCCAAAGTGTTTTCCTTTATACTTAATGGTTTTTGGTATAAAGTTGTAGGAACAGTTCTTCCAGTTAATATGTGTGCAGCATTTCTCCAAACAGTTAAAAGTTCATTTGTAATATTTGAACCATTTCCAGCTGCAATTGCACCATAATTTAATGCAAAAAGAATCATGTCTTTTGTAGCTAGTTTGTCTAAAGGATCTGTTCCAATTTGAGTTCCAGCTGGAATATGATTAATAAACAATGAAGTGTCATTAGAAGTAGTTGCAATAGGTGTACCAGCTGCAACGCTTCCGCTAGTTCCTGCTAACAAAGTCCCAAGTGCACCAATTTCTAAATCATTCACAAGAGATAAAGCTTTAACAGATGTAGCAATACCCAATTGTCCTGTATCAGTAGCTCCCGCATTGAAAAAAGGAATACTTGTACCAGTGATTCCATTAAAAATTGGGTTAGACTCTTTGCCTGAAACTACTTGACCTGACAAACTACTTGCACTTGTAACATCATAAGTAGTTCCTGTAACAGAAGTAATAGCTCTAGTGTTTACTTTTTGAAAAGCAAATGATTTGTTATAAATTACAGGTATGTTTAATAATGATAATTTTCTAATGGCTAGTACTCCTGTAGGTTTAATAGCTGCAGCTGTAGAACCCCAAGTTTCCTGCATTATTATTAAATCTGCTCCTGTAATTTCTGTATCTACACTCACATTCGTAGCAAGATTTTTACCATTTGCATCACAGGCATAAACTGTTACATCAAAGCCAGTGTCTGTAAGCATTCTAGTAATGGCATCACTTCCGGTAGCGGTTGCGTTACCTGTTTGTGATGCTGTAGCATCCATAGCCTTGCTAAACTGTATGTAAGCTACTTTTTTCGCTTGTGCTATCGATTGCATTGGTACAAATGTGGCAAACAGCATTAATGAAAGAGCGGTTGTCAATTTGTTTTTAAGTAATAGTTTGGTCATAATTTAAGGTATTTAAAGGTTAATTAGTTATTTGATAATTTTGATTGTAAAATTTAATTTATAAAAATATAAAAAATATTTGTAAAAAAAACATATAGTAAAAAAAATATCATAAAAAATAAGGATTACTGTTTTATAGATACGAATATTAACTTTTTAGTGTATTTGGTAAAAGTCGATGTTAGAAACTTTATTTATCGTCATAACTTTGTTTAATTTAGTATTCAATTTAAATTTATGGAAACAGCTTACCTCAAAACGCCTTTAGGAGTCGCCAAAATTATGGGCGATGAAAAAGGAATTGCTGTAATTTCTATTGCTGATGAAGGCGAGATTTCTTCAATTATTCCGGTTATTTTAGAAGAAGCGGTTAATCAACTAAATGATTATTTCGATGGAAAAAGAATTGATTTCACTTTTCAATTAAATCCATCAGGAACCGAATTTCAACAAAAAGTTTGGAAAGGATTACTCGAAATTCCTTTCGGGAAAACCATGTCTTATTTGGAATTGTCCAAAAAATTAGGTGATGTCAAAGCGATTCGGGCTGTGGCATCTGCCAATGGGAAAAATCCGCTTTGGATTGTGGTTCCCTGTCACAGAGTTATTGGAACCGATGGTTCCCTCACGGGTTACGCTGGCGGATTGTGGCGCAAAAAATGGTTGTTGGAACATGAAAACCCAACTACTCAACAAAGTTTATTTTGAAATATTTGTAACACGTTAGCATTATTTTTATAAATTCGTAAACCATTACTTTCAATTTATTTATAAAAGGAAATCTGCGTAAATCTGTCAAATCAGCGTCATCTGCGTTCCAATATTTAATTTATGATCGAAAAAATCAACCTCAATAACATTCTTTTTTTGGATATTGAAACTGTTCCAGAAACGGAAGATTTCAATTCGTTAGACGATGAAATGAAAACGCTTTGGGAACTTAAAACCCAATACCAACGCAAAGACGAACACACGCCAGAAGAGTTTTATGATCGGGCTGGAATTTGGGCAGAGTTTGGAAAAATTATTTGTATTTCTGTGGGGTATTTTGTCATCAAAGGTGACATTCGAAACTTTAGAGTGACTTCATTTTTTGGCGAAGAATCCCAACTTTTGAAAGATTTCAATAATTTGTTGAACAACCATTTCAACCAACCGCAACACGTTTTGTGCGGTCATAATGCCAAAGAATTTGATATTCCTTTCCTAGCACGACGAATGATTATCAATCAGATTCCTATTCCTAACAAGTTGAATTTATTTGGCAAAAAACCTTGGGAAATTCCGCATCTCGATACTTTAGAATTATGGAAATTTGGCGATTACAAACATTTCACCTCATTAAAATTAATGTGTAAAGTACTTGGAATTCCTTCTCCCAAAGGCGATATCGACGGCAGCCAAGTAGGTCATGTTTTTTATGTGGACAAAGACATCGACCGAATTGTAACCTATTGCGAAAAAGATACGATTGCCGTAGCGCAGATTTTCCTTCGATTAAGACGGGAAGATTTATTGATTGAAGATGAGATTATTCATGTTTAATTAAATGATTTGCGACCCGAGCGATAGCGATAGGCGAAGCAATTTGCGGTTAATTTTTTTCTTAGTGTACTTTGTGAAAACCCTTTGTGAACTTTGCGGTTAAATATTTACATTTACAAAAATTATAAATTATGGTATTAAGTAGATTTTGGCTGGTCATTTTCATTTCGTCGATTGCATTTGTGATTTTCAGTTTGTTTTCTGGAAACAATTATACGATTGACCATGTTTTGAACGGAAAAAAAGACGATCCTATTCTGATTTCAGAAAAATATATCGATCAGATTCCTGCATTTATAAAAGACAGCATCAATAAATCGGACGCGAAAGCTTTTACTATCAATAGAGATACGTTGAATGCCGATACTACTTATGTATATAAAAATAAAACCGTAAAAATTTTTAGCGGAGTTCAAAAATCAGACGGGTTATTGCCTACTTGTAAAAGTACTTTACTGGATTTGATTTTGCCATTGATGGCTTATCTCGCTTTTTTCTGTGGCTTGATGGAGCTTTTAATCATTTCCGGAGTGTCTGAAAAACTAGCCAAAGTATTGAGTCCGGTATTTGTAAAAGTATTTCCAAGCATTCCCAAAAACCACCCTTCAATTTCCTATATGACCTTGAACTTTGCTGCCAATTTCCTAGGATTGGATTCAGCCGCGACTCCATTTGGATTAAAGGCTATGGAAAGTTTACAGGAAATAAATCCTGAAAAAGACAAAGCCAGCGATGCCCAAATTATGTTTATGTGTCTGCACGCTTCGGGACTTACCTTAATTGCAACTTCAATCATTGGCTATCGTGCTGCTGCGGGTGCTGCGAATCCTGCAGATGTAATGTTACCTTGTATTATCACTTCTTTTATTGGTACAATCGCAGCCTTTCTTATTGTT from Flavobacterium eburneipallidum includes these protein-coding regions:
- a CDS encoding LysR family transcriptional regulator; the encoded protein is MELRHIKYFLKLAEELSFVRAAEKLFISQPPLSRQIKELETEIGAQLFERNNKRVVLTEAGKFYEKEMREVLKNIERINIKTKKVSENQSGEFRIAYVSSTFSGDISTLIQKLSEQFPYVNFRLYEVPTVKQIKALEEFKIDLGIVRAPLYSPKIETQLWFKDNFSLVFNKNLYSIESEQQIASLSETTFVFFNKDYSPQYYDNLLEICAHFGFAPKVVHESNNISSIIQLVKNGLGVSIVPTTILKSHNYPEIGYIEIKSVNLFTDILLATPKGHSSEIAKTAIEFLKSK
- a CDS encoding T9SS type A sorting domain-containing protein, translated to MTKLLLKNKLTTALSLMLFATFVPMQSIAQAKKVAYIQFSKAMDATASQTGNATATGSDAITRMLTDTGFDVTVYACDANGKNLATNVSVDTEITGADLIIMQETWGSTAAAIKPTGVLAIRKLSLLNIPVIYNKSFAFQKVNTRAITSVTGTTYDVTSASSLSGQVVSGKESNPIFNGITGTSIPFFNAGATDTGQLGIATSVKALSLVNDLEIGALGTLLAGTSGSVAAGTPIATTSNDTSLFINHIPAGTQIGTDPLDKLATKDMILFALNYGAIAAGNGSNITNELLTVWRNAAHILTGRTVPTTLYQKPLSIKENTLADNSVSVSPNPTKGLVTVTSTSAVKAVTVFDTTGKQVSASKTNTVDLSSQAKGVYLVNVKTENGSTTKKVVVE
- a CDS encoding methylated-DNA--[protein]-cysteine S-methyltransferase, yielding METAYLKTPLGVAKIMGDEKGIAVISIADEGEISSIIPVILEEAVNQLNDYFDGKRIDFTFQLNPSGTEFQQKVWKGLLEIPFGKTMSYLELSKKLGDVKAIRAVASANGKNPLWIVVPCHRVIGTDGSLTGYAGGLWRKKWLLEHENPTTQQSLF
- a CDS encoding 3'-5' exonuclease, whose amino-acid sequence is MIEKINLNNILFLDIETVPETEDFNSLDDEMKTLWELKTQYQRKDEHTPEEFYDRAGIWAEFGKIICISVGYFVIKGDIRNFRVTSFFGEESQLLKDFNNLLNNHFNQPQHVLCGHNAKEFDIPFLARRMIINQIPIPNKLNLFGKKPWEIPHLDTLELWKFGDYKHFTSLKLMCKVLGIPSPKGDIDGSQVGHVFYVDKDIDRIVTYCEKDTIAVAQIFLRLRREDLLIEDEIIHV
- a CDS encoding nucleoside recognition domain-containing protein — encoded protein: MVLSRFWLVIFISSIAFVIFSLFSGNNYTIDHVLNGKKDDPILISEKYIDQIPAFIKDSINKSDAKAFTINRDTLNADTTYVYKNKTVKIFSGVQKSDGLLPTCKSTLLDLILPLMAYLAFFCGLMELLIISGVSEKLAKVLSPVFVKVFPSIPKNHPSISYMTLNFAANFLGLDSAATPFGLKAMESLQEINPEKDKASDAQIMFMCLHASGLTLIATSIIGYRAAAGAANPADVMLPCIITSFIGTIAAFLIVGAKQRINFKSASLVLGLITLIAAIIGLLMYVNHLDLIGKNYFTSNLSALILVGIILATLIFSFLKEKKFTDADTTVYEAFVSGANNGVKTGVTIFPYVLGMLVAISLFRNSGLFEIISNGIAFVFSNIGVSKGITDALPVALLRPFSSAGSRGFLIDSMNTFGADSMTGRLSSIFQCSAESTFYVIAVYFGSVNIKNTRYALGTMLLVDVICVITAIFVASWFF